A single Aminobacterium mobile DSM 12262 DNA region contains:
- a CDS encoding ABC transporter substrate-binding protein, translating into MNRGRKRFFVVAGLLLVMLFVASAGFAESKKDTLIVANIYDAKTMDPHATNDVASSGAMMQMYETLIALDDANNVVPQLAEKWEKLDDVTYRFYLLKGVRFHNGEELKASDVKYSIERAMSPKGAAIQNYSSEVESVSVVDDYTVEIKTKRSSTPFLASLSHTWGSIMNAKAVEAAGDNYGMQPIGTGPFKFAEWARGDRIVLERFDDFHGNKPAYKTLVIRAITEPTSRTIELESGAVDIAYQITTNDIKRVEENPNLKLMRVMDNSTTYLGFNCSKKPFDDVRVRQAINMALDTVGINQAVYRGVGQAPAGPFAPNVKYYDKSLSIPEPNIETAQKLLEEAGYKDGFKAEIWTNDKKERVDMATIIQSQLQELGITVEIKVLEWGAYLDGLKEAKHDMFIVGWTASVPDPDFAVAGVFHSSMKGKMNFAFFGDPEVDALIEQGKTLPDGSEREALYKELQLQLNEKRPWVYLLNDEQICGLQKNVKGFRPSPRGYHELYNVYFE; encoded by the coding sequence ATGAACAGAGGTAGGAAACGTTTCTTTGTAGTGGCAGGGTTGTTGTTAGTTATGCTGTTTGTTGCTTCAGCAGGGTTTGCCGAGAGTAAGAAAGATACTCTTATTGTGGCGAATATTTATGATGCAAAGACTATGGATCCTCATGCAACCAACGATGTAGCTTCTTCTGGCGCGATGATGCAGATGTATGAGACGCTTATTGCTCTTGACGATGCGAATAATGTGGTTCCCCAGCTTGCAGAGAAATGGGAAAAGCTTGACGATGTCACATATCGCTTCTATCTTCTCAAAGGTGTCAGGTTTCATAATGGAGAAGAACTGAAAGCTAGCGACGTGAAATACTCCATTGAGCGGGCAATGTCCCCTAAAGGAGCTGCTATTCAGAACTATTCCAGTGAAGTAGAGTCAGTCTCTGTTGTTGATGATTACACTGTAGAAATTAAGACAAAACGTTCCTCCACTCCTTTCCTTGCCTCTTTAAGTCATACGTGGGGGAGCATAATGAATGCCAAAGCCGTAGAGGCTGCAGGAGATAACTACGGTATGCAGCCTATAGGAACGGGCCCTTTCAAGTTTGCCGAATGGGCGAGAGGTGATCGAATTGTTCTTGAGAGATTCGATGATTTTCACGGGAATAAACCTGCGTATAAGACCCTTGTCATCCGGGCTATTACTGAGCCCACAAGTCGTACCATTGAGCTTGAAAGCGGTGCAGTGGATATTGCCTATCAAATTACTACCAATGATATTAAACGGGTGGAAGAAAATCCGAACCTGAAACTTATGAGGGTTATGGATAACTCCACAACGTATCTTGGCTTTAACTGTTCTAAGAAGCCTTTCGACGATGTGCGGGTCCGCCAAGCTATAAATATGGCCCTTGACACAGTCGGTATTAACCAAGCTGTTTATCGTGGAGTAGGGCAGGCTCCTGCCGGACCTTTTGCTCCCAATGTGAAGTATTACGATAAGTCTCTTTCTATTCCCGAACCCAATATTGAGACGGCACAGAAGCTTCTTGAAGAGGCTGGATATAAAGATGGTTTTAAAGCTGAAATATGGACAAACGATAAAAAAGAGCGCGTGGACATGGCCACGATTATTCAAAGCCAGCTTCAGGAACTTGGCATTACTGTAGAAATTAAAGTTCTGGAGTGGGGCGCGTATCTTGATGGCCTTAAAGAAGCTAAACACGACATGTTTATTGTTGGTTGGACTGCATCTGTTCCAGATCCAGACTTTGCTGTGGCTGGTGTCTTCCATTCCTCTATGAAGGGGAAAATGAACTTCGCCTTTTTTGGCGATCCCGAAGTAGATGCCCTTATAGAGCAGGGAAAAACTCTTCCCGATGGCTCTGAAAGAGAGGCTCTTTATAAGGAGTTACAGCTCCAGTTGAATGAAAAACGCCCGTGGGTTTATCTGTTGAATGATGAACAGATCTGCGGACTTCAGAAAAATGTGAAAGGGTTCCGCCCCAGCCCTCGAGGATATCACGAACTGTATAACGTTTATTTCGAATAA
- a CDS encoding DUF192 domain-containing protein, with the protein MQKHPLSLLNAQGDFLFSPLFCADSFMSRFRGLMLCPPEKKCGLILIPCNSIHTFCMRFPLDIFFLNDECRILCVRWNLSPWRCSWCPGASMVVECPAGEIPHKRIEIGSKIIFKKISSS; encoded by the coding sequence ATGCAAAAACATCCGTTGAGTCTTTTAAACGCTCAGGGGGATTTTCTCTTCTCCCCCTTATTTTGTGCAGACTCCTTTATGAGTCGTTTCCGGGGTCTTATGTTATGTCCTCCCGAAAAAAAGTGTGGCTTGATTTTGATTCCTTGTAATTCTATACATACATTTTGTATGCGTTTCCCTCTCGACATATTTTTCCTCAACGATGAATGTCGAATTCTATGTGTTCGTTGGAATTTGTCTCCATGGAGATGTTCCTGGTGCCCTGGGGCTTCTATGGTGGTAGAGTGTCCTGCCGGTGAAATTCCCCATAAAAGAATAGAGATTGGTTCAAAGATTATTTTTAAAAAGATATCTTCCAGTTAG
- a CDS encoding ABC transporter permease → MEMNVTKKKKRGNLSEIFRRLKKNRLAMFGLAIVVVLLITAIFADVIAPYGYAKQHLRDAFQAPNGKYVFGTDEFGRDIFSRIVYGSRISLQVGFIAVGIAVVIGGFLGAVSGFYGGRVDNAIMRSMDILLSIPQILLAIAIAASLGPGLFNLMIAVGISSIPSYARIVRGSVLSIRNQEYVEAAKAMGSGDIRIIMKHILPNCMAPIIVQATLGVAFAILTAAGLSFIGLGIQPPVPEWGAMLSGGRGYIRDYPYMTLFPGLAIMITILALNFLGDGLRDALDPKLKR, encoded by the coding sequence ATGGAGATGAACGTAACCAAGAAAAAGAAACGAGGAAATTTGAGCGAAATTTTCCGTCGCCTTAAGAAAAATCGTCTTGCTATGTTCGGATTAGCTATTGTGGTTGTTCTCCTTATAACTGCAATTTTTGCTGATGTGATCGCGCCTTATGGCTATGCGAAACAGCACCTGAGAGATGCCTTCCAAGCTCCGAACGGAAAATATGTTTTCGGCACAGATGAGTTTGGCCGAGACATTTTTAGTCGCATTGTATATGGTTCCAGAATCTCTCTTCAGGTAGGGTTCATTGCCGTAGGTATTGCCGTTGTAATAGGCGGGTTCTTGGGCGCTGTCTCCGGCTTTTACGGAGGGCGGGTTGATAACGCGATTATGAGATCTATGGATATTCTTCTTTCTATTCCACAAATTTTGCTGGCTATCGCTATTGCAGCTTCTCTTGGTCCCGGACTTTTTAATCTCATGATAGCCGTGGGCATATCGTCGATTCCAAGCTATGCACGTATAGTGAGAGGTTCCGTGCTCTCTATAAGAAACCAGGAATATGTAGAAGCAGCTAAAGCGATGGGTTCTGGCGATATTAGAATTATTATGAAGCACATATTGCCAAACTGCATGGCGCCTATCATCGTACAAGCCACATTAGGCGTCGCCTTTGCTATCCTAACAGCTGCAGGCCTGAGCTTTATCGGACTCGGCATTCAACCTCCCGTCCCGGAATGGGGTGCTATGCTTTCTGGCGGACGAGGCTATATTCGGGATTATCCCTATATGACGCTCTTCCCTGGCTTGGCCATCATGATTACCATATTGGCTTTGAATTTTCTAGGCGATGGGCTTCGGGATGCTCTCGACCCTAAACTGAAGCGTTAA
- a CDS encoding M42 family metallopeptidase: MFCIDMDYVNSLMLELLAIPSVGGDCEEALSRVAKEFQRFNIPTVRTNKGALIGTLQGADDERHVLVSAHVDTLGAVVREIKGNGRLKLLQIGGFAWGSVEGENLLVRTSEGKEYSGSLLPCKASIHGYSDEVRDMKRDDDTMEVRLDELVTSKEDVLALGIRVGDFVFFQPRAVITESGFIKSRHLDDKACVALMFGAIKALYDNGVTPAHTTHFYITNYEEIGHGISVIPDKVAEFAALDIGIVTDTSASSETCVTILARDSRTPYDLSFRKRLAALAEKHNIDYCVDVHYRYGSDASLAAVAGFNVNFACFGPGVDATHHYERTHVRAIEETAKLLIAYVCE; encoded by the coding sequence ATGTTTTGCATTGATATGGATTATGTAAATTCATTGATGCTTGAATTGCTCGCTATCCCATCTGTGGGAGGAGATTGTGAAGAAGCGCTGTCGAGGGTGGCAAAAGAGTTTCAGCGCTTCAATATCCCTACAGTAAGAACCAATAAAGGAGCTCTTATTGGAACGTTGCAGGGGGCTGACGATGAAAGGCATGTTTTGGTTTCAGCTCATGTGGATACTCTTGGTGCTGTGGTAAGAGAAATTAAAGGGAATGGCCGTTTGAAGCTTCTCCAGATCGGTGGTTTTGCTTGGGGGTCTGTAGAAGGGGAAAATCTTCTTGTACGAACTTCCGAAGGGAAAGAATATTCAGGCTCTCTTCTTCCATGTAAAGCCTCTATTCACGGATATTCAGATGAAGTCCGCGATATGAAGAGGGATGACGATACTATGGAGGTTCGCCTCGATGAATTAGTAACCAGTAAAGAGGATGTTTTGGCGTTGGGAATCAGGGTGGGAGATTTTGTTTTTTTCCAGCCACGGGCTGTTATCACTGAGTCCGGCTTTATTAAATCTCGTCATTTAGATGATAAGGCCTGTGTGGCCCTTATGTTTGGGGCCATTAAAGCTCTATATGATAATGGAGTAACGCCAGCTCATACTACACACTTCTACATTACTAACTATGAAGAGATAGGCCATGGTATTTCTGTCATTCCCGATAAGGTGGCGGAGTTTGCCGCCCTTGATATTGGTATTGTTACAGATACGTCGGCTTCTTCAGAAACATGTGTAACCATATTGGCACGTGATAGTCGTACTCCTTATGATCTGTCTTTCCGAAAACGTCTTGCAGCTTTGGCTGAAAAACATAATATTGACTATTGTGTAGATGTTCATTATCGCTATGGTAGTGATGCCAGTTTAGCCGCAGTTGCCGGGTTCAACGTAAATTTTGCCTGTTTCGGACCAGGCGTTGATGCCACTCATCACTACGAACGGACCCACGTGCGGGCCATTGAGGAGACTGCGAAACTTCTCATAGCTTATGTATGTGAGTAA
- a CDS encoding HIRAN domain-containing protein, protein MTTRTRETLKEISLDKVRKYLEENGEDVQLLAGSTIVHNIYGEGEISRLETSPQGITYLYIEFQDPSRGVALVKKFPLKNVVETFFSRLCLVSDLYSKVCSSVECSKEERSPLEDRSIHSRVMDTVAKNENGRSRQEILKECRVGDIVLLSMNPDNDQIAVSTEQREVIGYLPGEVTELIVPAIEKNLPVEGMITSIPKEGTAHKRGCRLEIYLNVPGRENPRLKNLSNKRQLEKNLSAEESDVASPEERPWDVLGEEDMDDMVDQDMELDMDQWDLSFGDGME, encoded by the coding sequence ATGACGACCCGAACGAGAGAAACATTGAAAGAGATTTCTCTGGACAAAGTGCGGAAGTATTTGGAAGAAAACGGTGAAGACGTTCAATTGCTTGCAGGATCTACCATCGTACACAACATCTACGGAGAAGGTGAAATTTCCCGCCTCGAAACATCGCCTCAAGGAATCACATATCTTTATATCGAGTTTCAGGATCCATCGCGGGGAGTTGCTCTCGTGAAGAAGTTCCCCTTGAAAAATGTTGTAGAAACCTTTTTTTCCAGGCTCTGTCTTGTGTCTGACTTGTATAGTAAGGTTTGTTCTAGCGTTGAGTGTTCTAAGGAGGAGAGATCCCCTCTAGAGGACCGTTCCATTCACTCAAGGGTGATGGATACTGTAGCTAAGAACGAAAATGGACGGTCCCGCCAAGAAATTTTGAAAGAGTGCCGAGTTGGCGATATCGTTTTGTTATCTATGAATCCTGATAATGACCAAATAGCGGTTTCGACTGAGCAAAGAGAGGTTATAGGCTATTTGCCTGGAGAAGTGACGGAACTTATTGTCCCTGCCATAGAGAAAAATCTTCCAGTGGAGGGAATGATAACCAGTATCCCTAAAGAAGGGACAGCTCACAAGCGCGGTTGCCGTCTGGAAATTTATCTTAACGTGCCGGGCAGAGAGAACCCTCGTCTCAAAAACCTGTCGAACAAAAGACAATTGGAAAAAAACCTGTCTGCAGAAGAAAGTGATGTAGCTTCTCCCGAAGAGAGACCATGGGATGTGTTGGGGGAAGAAGATATGGACGATATGGTGGATCAGGATATGGAGTTGGATATGGATCAGTGGGATTTGTCTTTTGGAGACGGGATGGAATAA
- the nikB gene encoding nickel ABC transporter permease, giving the protein MLKYVVKRILSLVPVLIGVAFIVFSLLYFTPGDPARMVLGDMATEEAIEAFRETEGLNDPFIVQFGRYLYKAVTNADIGRSYMTKRPVTSEIMTVFPATLKLAAFSMFIAIILGIPFGIISAIKQYSWFDSITMIFAMVGISMPVFWLGVLLILFFSVRLSWLPSSGFDTFGAMVLPSITLAAQGVAIITRMTRSTMLEVIRQDYIRTVRAKGQKESLVIWRHALPNALIPVITIAGIQFGQLLGGAVLTESIFSIPGVGRLMVEAIKMRDFPVVQGGVLYIAVAFSLVNLLVDLIYAWIDPRIKAQYR; this is encoded by the coding sequence ATGCTCAAGTATGTTGTTAAAAGAATTCTATCTCTTGTCCCCGTCCTGATCGGGGTTGCTTTTATTGTCTTTTCCCTCCTTTACTTCACTCCCGGGGATCCGGCTCGGATGGTTTTAGGGGATATGGCGACCGAAGAGGCCATAGAAGCATTTCGCGAAACAGAAGGGTTAAATGATCCTTTTATCGTACAGTTTGGTCGTTACCTGTACAAGGCGGTAACGAATGCTGATATAGGCCGTTCCTATATGACAAAGCGGCCTGTTACCAGCGAGATTATGACCGTTTTCCCAGCTACATTGAAGTTGGCGGCCTTTTCTATGTTCATAGCCATCATCCTTGGAATCCCTTTTGGGATTATCTCGGCAATAAAGCAATATTCGTGGTTCGACTCCATTACTATGATCTTCGCCATGGTAGGTATCTCCATGCCAGTTTTCTGGTTGGGAGTGCTTTTGATTCTATTTTTCTCGGTGCGCCTCAGTTGGCTTCCTTCTTCAGGTTTTGACACCTTTGGCGCCATGGTCCTTCCTTCCATAACTCTTGCAGCTCAGGGAGTGGCCATTATTACGCGAATGACTCGCTCCACTATGCTGGAAGTAATTCGTCAAGACTATATTCGAACTGTTCGAGCTAAAGGTCAGAAGGAATCTTTGGTTATTTGGCGTCATGCTTTGCCTAATGCCCTTATCCCTGTCATTACCATTGCAGGTATTCAGTTTGGGCAGCTTTTGGGAGGGGCTGTGTTGACAGAGTCCATTTTCTCCATCCCTGGCGTTGGCCGTTTGATGGTAGAAGCCATTAAAATGCGAGATTTCCCAGTTGTTCAAGGCGGTGTTCTTTATATTGCTGTGGCCTTTAGTTTAGTGAACCTCCTCGTGGACCTGATCTATGCATGGATCGATCCTCGTATCAAGGCACAGTACAGGTAA
- a CDS encoding type II secretion system F family protein — MEILVIVFLVLVVTLCLFLILNIISPQKEDSFDRAARFAGDEEEEIASFKERVVEPLQVKISRVGRFLFPKEAIARMDRYCVIAGRPLGVRGEVLAGMKVSFALITAIVSLFILPIPLRISGAFILGALGYLIPGIWITKKGKERQMLARNQLPDVMDLMVVSVEAGLGLDAAMARVAERLRGPMGESFARALHEISLGENRQTALRGIEERLPMEEVRHFITSLIQAEELGVSVSDVLRSQAGSLKRFRRLKAEEHARKAPIKILFPMILFIFPSLFVVILGPAFISIMETFAKR, encoded by the coding sequence ATGGAGATTTTAGTGATTGTTTTTTTGGTGCTTGTCGTAACATTATGTCTCTTCCTGATTTTAAATATCATCTCTCCTCAGAAAGAAGACTCTTTTGATAGGGCAGCTCGTTTTGCCGGTGACGAGGAAGAAGAGATCGCCTCTTTTAAGGAGCGGGTTGTTGAACCTTTGCAGGTTAAAATAAGTCGAGTCGGCCGTTTTCTGTTCCCTAAAGAAGCTATTGCACGTATGGACCGTTATTGTGTTATTGCTGGTCGTCCCTTGGGAGTGCGAGGAGAAGTTTTAGCTGGTATGAAGGTTTCCTTTGCCTTGATTACAGCTATAGTGTCTCTATTTATTCTTCCCATACCGTTGCGTATTTCAGGAGCTTTTATTCTCGGAGCCCTAGGGTATCTGATTCCTGGAATATGGATTACCAAAAAAGGAAAAGAGCGTCAGATGTTGGCTCGTAACCAGCTCCCAGATGTTATGGACCTTATGGTGGTGAGTGTAGAAGCAGGGCTTGGCCTTGATGCGGCTATGGCACGCGTAGCCGAGAGGCTTCGTGGCCCTATGGGAGAGAGTTTTGCTCGGGCTCTTCATGAAATCAGCTTGGGAGAAAATCGCCAGACAGCTCTTCGGGGCATTGAAGAAAGATTGCCCATGGAGGAAGTTCGCCATTTTATTACAAGTCTTATCCAAGCCGAAGAGTTGGGGGTCTCTGTGAGCGATGTGCTTCGGAGCCAGGCTGGATCTTTAAAACGTTTCCGGAGGCTGAAAGCGGAAGAACATGCCCGGAAAGCGCCTATAAAAATTCTTTTCCCTATGATTCTCTTTATTTTCCCATCGTTGTTTGTGGTTATTCTAGGCCCGGCTTTTATATCGATCATGGAAACCTTTGCCAAGAGATGA
- a CDS encoding ABC transporter ATP-binding protein, translated as MAETRKKLIEVNHLKKYFQTKKGMLHAVDDVSFFVYEGETLGLVGESGCGKSTLGRVMIRLLDATDGEVIYRGDNILKYNKRQMKELRKNVQIVFQDPYSSLNPRLSVAELIAEPLIVNGVYRSKAERDKRVLDLMDTVGLAQRLVDVYPHELDGGRRQRIGIARSLALNPEFIVLDEPVSALDVCIQAQILNLLNTLKKERGYTYIFIAHNLSVVKHVSDRIAVMYLGKIVELSDYRTIFADPLHPYTQALLSAIPIPKVDQKRDRIILEGDVPSPVEPPEGCRFAGRCRYRQDICEQRTPELREIDNGHFVACHFARNLLETGC; from the coding sequence ATGGCTGAGACGCGAAAAAAACTTATAGAAGTAAATCATCTAAAAAAATATTTTCAGACTAAAAAAGGAATGCTTCACGCGGTAGATGATGTCTCTTTCTTCGTGTACGAGGGAGAAACGTTAGGGCTAGTGGGAGAGTCAGGTTGCGGTAAATCCACATTAGGCAGAGTAATGATTCGTCTTCTTGACGCTACTGACGGAGAGGTCATTTATCGTGGCGATAACATACTGAAGTACAATAAACGCCAAATGAAGGAGTTGCGAAAAAACGTTCAGATAGTCTTTCAGGATCCATACTCGTCACTCAACCCCCGTCTCTCTGTTGCAGAGCTTATAGCAGAGCCTCTCATCGTCAATGGAGTCTATCGTTCCAAAGCGGAGCGAGATAAGCGAGTTTTGGACCTTATGGATACGGTGGGTTTGGCCCAACGTTTGGTAGATGTCTATCCCCATGAGCTGGATGGGGGACGGCGGCAACGAATAGGTATTGCGAGGTCCTTGGCTCTCAACCCGGAGTTTATTGTATTGGATGAGCCTGTATCGGCACTCGATGTTTGTATTCAAGCCCAGATTCTGAACCTCCTCAATACGTTGAAAAAGGAACGGGGCTATACATACATATTTATTGCTCATAATCTAAGCGTGGTTAAACATGTTTCTGATCGCATAGCGGTAATGTATCTTGGCAAGATAGTGGAGCTTTCAGACTACAGAACTATTTTTGCTGACCCTCTTCATCCGTACACGCAGGCTCTTTTGTCTGCTATCCCCATTCCCAAAGTAGACCAGAAGCGAGATCGGATCATTCTAGAGGGAGATGTTCCCAGCCCTGTAGAACCTCCAGAGGGGTGCCGTTTTGCTGGTCGATGCCGTTACAGACAAGATATTTGTGAGCAGCGGACTCCCGAATTGCGAGAGATTGATAACGGGCATTTTGTTGCATGTCATTTCGCCAGAAATTTATTAGAGACAGGATGTTAA
- a CDS encoding ABC transporter ATP-binding protein, protein MTEKKEYLLNIQDLTVHYETDSGVVCAVEHLNLHLGRGESLGFVGETGAGKTTTALSIMQLIPNPPGRILSGKILFEGEDLIAKNEEEKRHIRGGKIAMIFQDPMTSLNPVIPVGEQIAEMIELHQKVTKNEALEKAVKMLELVGIRPERARDYPHQFSGGMRQRVVIAIALACDPTLLIADEPTTALDVTIQAQVLELMKDLKKEFNTSLIMITHDLGVVAEICDKVAIMYAGSVVEYADTHSLYTNPLHPYTNGLFNSIPDLDADQEELKVIHGLMPDPTNLPSGCTFHPRCPMAQPECSQKRPEMLEIEPGHFVACPVCCNGLKKG, encoded by the coding sequence ATGACAGAAAAGAAAGAATACCTACTCAATATTCAAGACCTGACGGTGCACTATGAAACAGATAGTGGCGTTGTTTGTGCTGTTGAGCACTTAAATTTACATCTTGGACGTGGAGAGTCTTTGGGGTTTGTAGGAGAGACTGGAGCTGGCAAAACAACAACGGCTCTTTCCATAATGCAGCTGATCCCCAATCCTCCTGGACGGATTTTAAGCGGGAAGATTTTGTTTGAAGGCGAAGACCTTATCGCTAAAAACGAGGAAGAGAAACGTCATATTCGGGGTGGAAAGATTGCTATGATTTTTCAGGATCCCATGACATCTTTGAACCCTGTTATCCCAGTAGGAGAGCAAATAGCTGAAATGATAGAGCTTCACCAGAAGGTGACGAAAAACGAAGCTCTGGAAAAAGCGGTTAAAATGCTTGAGTTAGTGGGAATACGACCGGAACGAGCTCGAGATTATCCCCATCAATTTAGCGGAGGAATGAGGCAAAGGGTTGTTATCGCCATTGCTCTTGCATGTGATCCCACGCTCCTCATCGCTGACGAACCTACCACGGCGTTGGATGTTACGATTCAAGCTCAGGTGCTTGAGTTGATGAAAGACTTGAAGAAAGAATTTAATACCTCTTTAATCATGATTACGCACGATCTTGGTGTAGTGGCAGAAATTTGCGATAAGGTAGCTATTATGTATGCAGGAAGCGTAGTGGAATACGCTGATACACACTCTCTATACACGAATCCCCTACACCCTTATACAAACGGGCTTTTCAATTCCATACCGGATCTTGATGCCGATCAGGAAGAACTAAAGGTCATCCATGGTTTAATGCCAGATCCTACGAATTTGCCCTCAGGGTGTACGTTCCATCCCAGATGTCCTATGGCTCAGCCTGAATGTTCCCAAAAAAGGCCGGAGATGCTTGAGATAGAGCCGGGACATTTTGTGGCCTGCCCCGTTTGTTGTAACGGACTGAAGAAAGGGTAG
- a CDS encoding creatininase family protein, producing the protein MYLASLTWKKAEKNFTPNTVAIVPLGSVEEHGPLGPLGTDYLIPEEFARRIEADYPQDVVVFPAMPYGACDTLLSFPGTVDIGIETLTAVMRGIARSLLHWGLKKVIFINGHGGNNPALNAAALDIYKAGGLAAIVDWWILAGQMNPKWVGGHGAGQETAMMMALRPGWVNKEENFEEPVNHLSDNLINVHLHQIQFKNGFVRIVRDVRDSVPTGGFGGPDDPSMATEEWGHEMFDAVTEYMKDFVAEFLKLNLK; encoded by the coding sequence ATGTATTTAGCATCTTTGACATGGAAAAAGGCTGAAAAGAATTTTACTCCTAACACTGTAGCAATTGTTCCTCTCGGAAGTGTGGAGGAACATGGTCCCCTCGGTCCCCTCGGAACAGATTATCTTATCCCTGAAGAGTTTGCACGGCGCATAGAGGCTGATTATCCTCAAGATGTAGTAGTGTTTCCTGCTATGCCTTATGGGGCTTGTGACACGTTACTTTCTTTCCCTGGAACAGTAGACATTGGTATAGAGACGTTAACGGCTGTAATGCGGGGTATTGCTCGCAGCTTGCTTCATTGGGGACTGAAAAAAGTTATATTCATCAATGGACATGGTGGTAATAATCCTGCCCTTAATGCGGCAGCTTTAGATATTTATAAAGCGGGTGGATTGGCAGCGATTGTAGATTGGTGGATATTGGCTGGCCAAATGAACCCAAAGTGGGTTGGTGGGCATGGAGCAGGTCAGGAAACAGCAATGATGATGGCTCTCAGGCCAGGTTGGGTCAACAAAGAAGAAAATTTCGAGGAGCCGGTGAACCATCTAAGTGATAACTTAATAAATGTTCATCTTCACCAAATCCAATTCAAAAATGGTTTCGTACGGATAGTCCGAGATGTTCGGGACTCTGTTCCCACGGGAGGATTTGGCGGACCTGATGATCCGTCTATGGCTACTGAGGAGTGGGGACATGAAATGTTCGATGCAGTAACAGAGTATATGAAGGATTTTGTAGCTGAGTTTTTAAAGTTAAACCTCAAGTAG
- a CDS encoding type II secretion system F family protein, translating into MGGVLFALVIGVLLFLMAWGFSKIILGEETDQLTRTESWFTGNREKQGEEKRQWNKRFTSDSFRKKLEVELVKADLPLKLQEAFVLWLALLIVVPFLLFMFRGPFGLAVGLVAVIVVPIVMIRVRRQHRLQKFERQIPPMLDMLSSGLRAGFSFLQSLQNAATQIESPLGDTLQQVVAEISLGLDLEDVLNRWVERVGSMDLELVVTSILIQKEIGGNLAKILENIARVMRDRQDVAAQMRALTSQGRLEGLIISVLPVVMAVIINIMNPGYLTPLFQTAFGQKMLGTAVFFGLVGIFVIQRIVKPRY; encoded by the coding sequence ATGGGAGGAGTTCTTTTTGCTCTTGTTATAGGAGTGCTTCTCTTTTTGATGGCATGGGGTTTTTCTAAAATAATATTGGGAGAAGAAACAGATCAGCTGACGAGAACGGAGTCATGGTTTACTGGCAACCGAGAAAAGCAGGGGGAAGAAAAAAGGCAGTGGAATAAACGTTTTACTTCCGATTCTTTTCGGAAAAAGCTTGAAGTCGAGCTTGTAAAAGCGGACCTACCTCTTAAACTGCAGGAAGCTTTTGTTCTGTGGCTCGCTCTTCTCATTGTCGTTCCATTCCTTCTTTTTATGTTTCGCGGCCCCTTCGGTCTTGCTGTAGGCCTTGTTGCTGTTATTGTTGTTCCAATTGTCATGATACGAGTTCGGAGGCAACATCGCCTTCAAAAGTTTGAGCGTCAGATTCCGCCCATGCTCGATATGCTTTCATCAGGGTTACGAGCTGGATTCAGCTTTTTGCAATCTTTGCAGAATGCAGCTACGCAAATTGAATCTCCCTTGGGAGATACGTTACAGCAGGTCGTAGCTGAAATTTCATTGGGACTGGATCTAGAAGATGTTCTGAATCGCTGGGTTGAAAGGGTTGGAAGTATGGACCTTGAGCTTGTAGTAACATCAATTTTGATTCAGAAAGAAATTGGTGGTAACTTGGCGAAAATTTTAGAAAATATAGCGAGAGTTATGCGAGACCGTCAAGATGTGGCAGCTCAGATGCGAGCACTAACATCTCAGGGACGCCTTGAAGGCCTTATTATATCTGTGTTGCCAGTGGTTATGGCCGTTATTATTAATATAATGAATCCCGGGTATTTAACCCCCTTATTTCAGACAGCTTTTGGGCAAAAGATGCTGGGAACAGCCGTGTTCTTTGGGCTCGTTGGTATTTTCGTTATCCAACGTATCGTTAAGCCTCGATATTAA